In Nitrospirota bacterium, one DNA window encodes the following:
- the glnE gene encoding bifunctional [glutamate--ammonia ligase]-adenylyl-L-tyrosine phosphorylase/[glutamate--ammonia-ligase] adenylyltransferase, producing MEKMLRDAAGSTPDPERGFKNLATFCANNPDYIDKLKADIIPISLLFSYSQFLANFCISTPEILFDTLAETEKTADMESLSASLREKLMSSDEDAKVVCRFKKKELLRITLRDILKEADLTETMFELSMLADVIVDESLKVVKKSLTETYGEPEKDAFTVISVGKLGSDELNFSSDIDIMFVYGTAEGETSGTTTPQGITANRITNHEYYCKLGENLNRFLSANTEDGFIYRVDLRLRPEGQRGSIALPLSGYETYYESWGRAWERAMLLRARPIAGDSILGNEFMEMIKPFVYRKYLDFSAIDEIRQIKTRIDSAFKKNDIKRGYGGIREIEFFTHALQLIYAGKEPVLRERVTQKALHMLLQKNFIGQTDYSVLLDNYRFLRTLEHRLQQMNDLQTHSLPAGENGENELNALSKKMGFSGRESFLKELEARRKSVRTIYNSLFREEEKAQSDGAALFDEELSDPEVKEYLGKIGIKDVERGMRNIQLIKNSTYNYQTLRGRRLLGEILPSFVDAAVKSSNPDMALNHLQSFASFLSARESYLDAFKENKELIPVLTNLFSQSEYISKAVIRRPDYLEMIGHEMLLKKSLKALQIELRESIESGTAISDAIRLMRQVEEIRLSLLFLRKKINVIGLTKRLSRTAEAILSVSLKHLCGESAMIGFGKLGGREITFNSDLDIIFASVGDVTEEDTRVAEQLIRLLISYTREGAAYRVDMRLRPDGTKGTLVSSMSSFRGYYSKNAAFWEFQALLKARPVAGDKRTGQCFMDMARDILIAHGSSVSASEMRGMRERIQKELSKETMGYDIKLGYGGLEELEFTVQYLQLKNCAQCPSLLVQNTFDAIRRLHLSGIINESHAESMKGAYISYRTLESYLRLRERDILKKDDENILIAAAEFLGFKNKDEFLRHLEGTRKGVRDVYDIYV from the coding sequence ATGGAAAAGATGCTCAGAGACGCGGCAGGCTCAACGCCTGATCCTGAGAGGGGCTTTAAAAATCTTGCCACATTCTGCGCTAACAATCCTGATTATATTGATAAGCTGAAGGCTGACATAATACCAATATCTCTTCTTTTCAGCTACAGCCAGTTCCTCGCGAATTTCTGCATCTCAACCCCTGAGATACTGTTTGATACGCTCGCTGAAACAGAGAAAACTGCGGACATGGAATCCCTCTCAGCCTCTTTAAGGGAAAAATTAATGAGCAGTGATGAAGATGCAAAGGTTGTATGCAGGTTCAAGAAAAAAGAGCTTCTCAGGATAACACTCAGAGATATTCTCAAAGAGGCTGACCTTACAGAGACGATGTTTGAACTGAGCATGCTTGCGGATGTAATCGTGGATGAATCGCTAAAGGTTGTTAAAAAGTCACTGACTGAAACATACGGCGAACCTGAAAAGGACGCATTTACAGTTATTTCTGTCGGGAAGCTCGGAAGCGATGAACTTAATTTCAGTTCAGACATAGACATAATGTTTGTATATGGGACTGCAGAAGGAGAAACTTCAGGCACAACAACACCGCAGGGTATTACAGCGAACAGGATAACCAATCACGAGTATTACTGCAAATTAGGAGAGAATCTTAACAGATTTTTATCCGCAAATACAGAAGACGGTTTTATCTACAGGGTGGATCTAAGATTAAGGCCTGAGGGACAAAGAGGAAGCATTGCATTGCCGCTGTCAGGTTATGAGACATACTATGAATCATGGGGCAGGGCATGGGAGAGGGCAATGCTCCTGAGGGCCAGGCCCATAGCAGGCGATTCAATCCTCGGGAATGAGTTCATGGAAATGATTAAGCCGTTTGTTTACAGGAAATATCTTGATTTCAGTGCAATTGACGAGATACGGCAGATAAAGACGCGCATAGATTCAGCATTCAAAAAAAATGATATTAAAAGAGGATACGGCGGCATAAGGGAGATAGAGTTTTTTACCCATGCCCTTCAGCTTATCTATGCAGGCAAGGAGCCTGTATTAAGGGAAAGGGTTACTCAAAAGGCTCTGCATATGCTTTTGCAGAAAAACTTTATCGGACAGACTGACTATTCTGTGCTTCTGGATAACTACAGATTTCTAAGGACGCTTGAGCACAGGCTGCAGCAGATGAATGACCTCCAGACTCACAGCCTGCCGGCCGGTGAAAATGGTGAAAATGAACTGAATGCGCTTAGCAAAAAAATGGGATTTTCAGGCAGGGAATCTTTTTTGAAGGAACTTGAGGCCAGAAGGAAGAGTGTGAGAACTATATACAACTCGCTATTCAGAGAAGAAGAGAAAGCGCAGTCAGACGGAGCGGCTCTTTTTGATGAGGAACTTTCAGACCCGGAGGTTAAAGAGTATCTTGGCAAAATAGGAATTAAAGATGTTGAGCGAGGGATGCGCAATATCCAGCTTATAAAAAATTCAACCTACAATTACCAGACGCTGAGGGGCAGAAGGCTTCTCGGTGAGATACTGCCGTCATTTGTTGATGCGGCGGTCAAAAGCAGCAATCCGGACATGGCGCTGAATCATCTTCAGTCTTTTGCCTCATTTTTGAGCGCCAGAGAATCCTATCTTGATGCATTTAAGGAAAATAAGGAGCTTATCCCGGTGCTCACAAATCTCTTTTCACAAAGCGAGTATATTTCAAAGGCTGTGATACGAAGGCCTGACTATCTTGAGATGATAGGGCATGAGATGCTCCTTAAAAAAAGCTTGAAGGCATTGCAGATAGAATTAAGAGAAAGCATAGAAAGCGGGACAGCTATAAGCGATGCTATCCGCCTTATGCGTCAGGTTGAAGAGATAAGGCTCAGCCTTCTGTTTCTCCGGAAAAAGATAAACGTGATAGGCCTTACAAAAAGATTAAGCAGGACTGCTGAGGCAATTCTTTCTGTGAGCCTTAAACATCTATGCGGAGAATCGGCGATGATAGGTTTTGGCAAACTCGGAGGCAGAGAGATTACATTCAACTCTGACCTTGACATCATCTTTGCCTCTGTAGGCGATGTGACGGAAGAGGATACAAGGGTTGCCGAACAACTCATTAGGCTTCTTATTTCATATACACGCGAAGGCGCCGCATACAGGGTTGACATGAGGCTCAGGCCTGACGGCACAAAGGGGACTCTTGTTTCATCAATGTCATCATTCAGGGGTTACTACTCAAAGAATGCCGCATTCTGGGAATTTCAGGCGCTTCTTAAGGCAAGGCCTGTTGCCGGAGATAAAAGAACCGGTCAGTGTTTTATGGACATGGCAAGGGATATTTTAATCGCGCACGGAAGCAGTGTGTCCGCCTCTGAAATGCGCGGCATGAGAGAAAGGATACAAAAAGAGCTTTCAAAGGAGACAATGGGTTATGACATAAAACTTGGATACGGTGGGCTTGAAGAGCTTGAATTCACGGTTCAGTATCTGCAGCTGAAGAATTGTGCCCAGTGCCCTTCTCTTCTTGTCCAGAATACTTTTGATGCCATAAGGAGATTGCATCTCTCAGGAATAATCAATGAATCACATGCAGAATCCATGAAGGGTGCATACATCTCTTACAGAACACTTGAGAGTTATCTCAGGCTCAGGGAACGTGATATCCTGAAGAAAGACGATGAGAACATTTTAATCGCAGCGGCAGAATTTCTCGGATTTAAAAATAAAGATGAATTCCTGCGGCATCTTGAGGGAACAAGAAAAGGCGTGAGAGATGTCTATGATATTTATGTCTGA
- the pyrE gene encoding orotate phosphoribosyltransferase encodes MKKRLIELIFEKAFKYSEEPVFKLVSGRMSNYYFNCKAVTLHPEGMYLIGNLIYEMIKDSGAKAIGGLTLGADPVAYAVSYTSHLKGKPVETFVVRKSAKSHGTMLWIEGNVKEGDRVVIVDDVITTGKSTIEAITRAKAAGLEIVRVIALIDRQEGGRENIEASGYKVDSLILRDDVMALYRQT; translated from the coding sequence ATGAAAAAACGCCTCATAGAACTTATTTTTGAAAAGGCTTTCAAATACAGCGAAGAGCCTGTATTTAAACTTGTATCAGGCAGAATGTCCAACTATTATTTCAACTGCAAAGCAGTTACTTTGCATCCCGAAGGAATGTATCTTATCGGCAATCTCATCTATGAAATGATAAAAGATTCAGGCGCTAAAGCCATCGGAGGCCTCACGCTCGGTGCAGACCCTGTTGCGTATGCTGTCTCATACACATCTCATTTAAAAGGGAAACCTGTTGAGACCTTTGTAGTGAGGAAATCGGCAAAATCGCACGGCACAATGTTGTGGATAGAAGGCAATGTCAAAGAAGGCGACAGGGTTGTGATTGTTGATGATGTTATTACAACAGGCAAATCAACCATTGAGGCAATTACAAGGGCAAAAGCGGCAGGGCTTGAAATAGTAAGGGTAATCGCTCTCATTGACAGGCAGGAAGGCGGCAGGGAAAACATTGAGGCATCAGGCTATAAAGTGGACTCCCTAATCCTCAGGGATGATGTAATGGCGCTTTACCGTCAGACATAA
- the tgt gene encoding tRNA guanosine(34) transglycosylase Tgt — MKFELLGKDANARLGIITTKRGVINTPAFMPVGTQGTVKAMSPEELKEIGAEVILCNTYHLYLRPGHKTIASLGGLHKFMNWDKPILTDSGGFQVFSLSALRSINEKGVHFRSHLDGSMHFIGPDEAMEIQSDLDADICMAFDECTPYPASYEYAVKSLELTTKWARRCKEFMSSELRVKSSGSLTTQNSKLKTQSLFGIIQGGIYKDLRKRSLEELIEIGFDGYAVGGLSVGEPKEEMHEIINFIAPLMPEDKPRYLMGIGDLNDMLAAVEAGFDMFDCVMPTRNARNGTLFTSTGRISIKRTEYKADNSPLDENCGCYACRNFSKAYLRHLFLAKEILSMRLNTIHNLYFYIDFFRKMREAINNGQFREFKDRWEMLLR; from the coding sequence ATGAAATTTGAATTATTGGGCAAAGATGCAAATGCGCGTTTGGGAATCATAACCACAAAACGCGGCGTTATCAATACTCCCGCATTCATGCCTGTGGGAACGCAGGGAACAGTGAAGGCAATGTCTCCCGAAGAACTGAAAGAAATCGGCGCTGAGGTGATTCTCTGCAATACATATCATCTTTATCTCAGACCGGGGCATAAAACAATAGCATCTCTCGGAGGCCTGCATAAATTCATGAACTGGGACAAGCCGATATTAACTGACAGCGGCGGTTTTCAGGTCTTCAGCCTCTCGGCGTTGAGAAGCATAAATGAAAAAGGCGTTCATTTCAGGTCTCACCTTGATGGCTCAATGCACTTTATCGGGCCTGATGAGGCCATGGAGATTCAGTCTGACCTCGACGCTGATATATGCATGGCATTTGATGAATGCACGCCGTATCCTGCTTCTTATGAATATGCGGTTAAATCACTTGAACTGACAACAAAATGGGCGAGAAGGTGTAAAGAGTTTATGAGTTCGGAGTTAAGAGTTAAGAGTTCAGGAAGTTTAACAACTCAAAACTCAAAACTCAAAACTCAATCGTTGTTTGGAATAATTCAGGGTGGAATTTATAAGGATTTGCGTAAGAGAAGCCTTGAAGAACTTATTGAGATAGGTTTTGACGGATATGCAGTTGGCGGATTAAGTGTTGGAGAGCCGAAAGAAGAGATGCATGAAATAATAAATTTTATTGCTCCGCTTATGCCTGAAGATAAACCACGCTATCTCATGGGTATTGGTGATCTGAATGACATGCTCGCCGCAGTTGAGGCAGGCTTTGACATGTTTGACTGCGTGATGCCTACAAGGAATGCAAGGAACGGCACGCTTTTTACAAGCACGGGAAGAATCAGCATCAAGAGGACAGAATACAAAGCCGATAATTCTCCGTTGGATGAAAACTGCGGATGTTATGCGTGCAGGAATTTTTCTAAGGCATATCTGAGGCATCTATTCCTTGCAAAGGAGATACTTTCGATGAGACTGAACACGATACACAATCTTTATTTTTACATAGACTTTTTCAGAAAAATGCGTGAAGCTATTAATAATGGACAGTTCAGGGAGTTCAAGGACAGATGGGAAATGTTGCTCCGGTAA
- a CDS encoding cation transporter, whose protein sequence is MGNVAPVNNAPAIRKVLIVTLALNAAVSLAKVIYGYMTNSIAMTSDGFHSFFDGVSNIVGLIGIWIAYHPPDENHPYGHRKYETLFTIIIGVMIFATCLQILKQVYHSIVEYHDTQVTSISFAVMLITMAVNIFVTIYERKRGVELKSDFLVADAMHTKSDILASVGVIVSLVITKSGFRIAGLSADTIAGLVIAFLIARIGYEILKKASDVLVDTICIDTTALEGVIKSVEGVKGCHDIRTRGTEHSIYLDLHILVDPKMPIEKAHEIADAVEEKIKGNFPAVIDIVVHVEPEGNDCK, encoded by the coding sequence ATGGGAAATGTTGCTCCGGTAAATAATGCGCCTGCGATAAGAAAAGTCCTTATCGTAACTCTTGCTTTAAACGCGGCTGTTTCTCTTGCAAAGGTTATCTACGGCTATATGACCAATTCAATAGCCATGACATCTGACGGGTTTCATTCATTCTTTGACGGAGTATCAAATATTGTCGGATTAATCGGTATCTGGATAGCATATCATCCGCCTGATGAAAACCACCCTTACGGCCATAGAAAATACGAGACCCTGTTTACTATAATCATAGGCGTGATGATATTTGCTACCTGTTTGCAAATTCTCAAACAGGTTTATCATTCGATTGTTGAATATCATGATACTCAAGTTACCTCAATAAGCTTTGCCGTAATGCTGATAACAATGGCTGTAAATATATTCGTTACTATCTATGAAAGAAAAAGGGGTGTAGAGCTTAAAAGTGATTTTCTTGTTGCTGATGCGATGCACACAAAGAGCGACATATTGGCCTCTGTCGGTGTAATTGTAAGCCTTGTAATCACAAAATCCGGCTTTCGCATAGCAGGCTTATCAGCAGATACAATTGCAGGGCTTGTCATAGCATTTCTTATAGCAAGAATCGGATATGAAATCCTTAAAAAAGCCTCTGATGTCCTCGTCGACACAATCTGCATTGATACAACGGCTCTTGAGGGTGTGATAAAAAGTGTTGAGGGCGTAAAAGGGTGTCATGATATAAGAACAAGGGGGACAGAGCACTCAATCTATCTGGACCTGCATATCCTTGTTGATCCTAAGATGCCGATTGAAAAGGCTCATGAGATTGCCGACGCAGTTGAAGAAAAAATTAAGGGCAACTTCCCTGCTGTTATTGACATCGTCGTACATGTAGAACCTGAAGGAAATGACTGCAAATGA
- a CDS encoding co-chaperone GroES, which yields MKAKKNLIVVGDRVLIEPDEKGDRTSTGLYLPPTVKEKDKVQGGYVIKTGPGYPVHDPNVILEEPWSAKKRQELKYIPLQAAEGDYAIFLKDAAIEIEFEDKKYLIVPHSAILTLVRTDIVEEET from the coding sequence ATGAAAGCCAAAAAGAATCTTATAGTTGTAGGCGACAGGGTTTTGATAGAGCCTGATGAGAAAGGAGACAGAACCAGCACAGGGCTTTATCTTCCGCCCACGGTGAAAGAAAAAGACAAAGTACAGGGAGGGTATGTTATAAAAACCGGCCCGGGCTATCCTGTCCATGACCCGAATGTAATTCTTGAAGAGCCGTGGTCTGCAAAAAAGAGGCAGGAATTGAAATACATACCTTTGCAGGCGGCAGAAGGCGATTATGCAATCTTCCTTAAAGACGCCGCTATAGAGATAGAGTTTGAAGACAAAAAATACCTTATAGTCCCCCATTCTGCCATACTCACACTGGTAAGAACGGATATTGTGGAGGAAGAAACATGA
- a CDS encoding type II toxin-antitoxin system PemK/MazF family toxin — protein sequence MNYKWRIFSADLNPVTGSEQRGKRPVLVISDEDFNIVMPVVTVLPLTSLKEGRKIYPNEVLLKKGTAGLPHDSVVLAHQIRTISKQRLKDTIGLIADYSICENINEALKVHLNL from the coding sequence ATGAATTATAAGTGGAGAATCTTTTCAGCGGATCTGAATCCTGTTACCGGTTCGGAACAGAGAGGGAAAAGACCTGTCTTAGTTATAAGCGATGAAGATTTTAATATAGTTATGCCTGTTGTAACCGTCCTGCCGTTGACCTCATTAAAAGAAGGAAGAAAGATTTATCCGAATGAAGTTTTATTAAAAAAAGGCACTGCCGGACTTCCTCACGATTCAGTTGTCCTTGCACATCAGATAAGGACAATATCAAAACAAAGACTCAAAGACACGATTGGACTAATCGCAGACTACAGCATCTGTGAAAACATAAACGAGGCATTAAAAGTGCATTTGAATTTGTAG
- a CDS encoding metallophosphoesterase — MKIAVTADLHLKSREEYLERWNALENIINQMFDEDIKILIIAGDLFNKESQNYSELDEFCKQKKYEQIKFYIIPGNHDSSVSSKYFTADNIEIFNEPKILPLGEPPLYFFFTPYIPDKSMGEIIAKYKDDLSERWVLIGHGDYLEGSRLPNPYEPGIYMPLSRTDIEYYKPAKVVLGHIHKRMELGKVFYAGSPCGLDINETGERSFLIVDTNSINITSKTVDTDYIFFNETLIVLPTEDEFDFIKNKIVGVVERWNLNENEISKAKIRLKVKGYTSDKKQLETVIKATLREIAFYNDEEPDLTEVAVFNDTERISIVEKVKEEIERLEWNFGDERTKRDDMLEQALKIILNE, encoded by the coding sequence ATGAAAATAGCTGTTACAGCAGATTTACATTTGAAATCAAGAGAAGAATACCTTGAGCGGTGGAATGCATTGGAGAATATTATTAATCAAATGTTTGACGAAGACATTAAAATACTGATTATTGCAGGGGATTTGTTTAATAAAGAAAGCCAGAATTACTCTGAACTTGATGAATTTTGTAAACAGAAAAAATATGAACAAATTAAATTCTATATTATCCCAGGGAATCATGATTCAAGTGTAAGCTCTAAATATTTTACAGCGGATAATATTGAAATTTTCAATGAACCCAAAATTCTACCATTGGGAGAACCTCCATTATATTTCTTTTTCACACCTTATATACCCGATAAATCTATGGGGGAAATTATCGCAAAATACAAAGATGACTTGTCTGAACGTTGGGTGTTGATTGGACATGGTGATTACTTAGAAGGCTCTCGACTTCCAAATCCCTATGAGCCGGGCATTTATATGCCATTAAGCAGGACTGACATAGAGTATTATAAGCCCGCAAAAGTTGTATTAGGTCATATCCATAAAAGAATGGAACTCGGTAAAGTTTTCTATGCAGGTTCACCTTGTGGACTGGATATTAATGAAACAGGGGAAAGAAGTTTTTTAATTGTTGATACAAATAGCATTAATATTACTTCTAAAACGGTTGATACAGATTATATATTCTTTAACGAGACTTTAATAGTATTGCCAACCGAAGATGAATTTGATTTTATCAAAAATAAAATAGTTGGTGTGGTTGAAAGATGGAATCTCAATGAAAATGAAATATCTAAAGCAAAAATTCGCTTGAAAGTTAAAGGGTACACTTCTGACAAAAAACAACTTGAAACAGTTATAAAAGCTACTTTGAGAGAAATCGCTTTCTACAATGATGAAGAACCTGATTTGACTGAAGTGGCTGTATTTAATGACACGGAGCGTATCAGTATAGTAGAAAAGGTAAAAGAAGAAATAGAGAGATTAGAATGGAATTTTGGGGATGAAAGAACTAAAAGAGATGATATGTTAGAGCAAGCACTTAAAATTATTTTGAATGAGTAA
- a CDS encoding AAA family ATPase has product MGIKIDKISVKNLGPIQEFNKELSLLNLIYSPNEKGKTFLTEFIICALFKNKDRWKCVREGGSGKVWISGLVNSPVEFSPSTRNKLEDYWEKDGRGLLPSMVKLIVSKGAESLIEDTNDGISKNFMKEILSGISLLDKIDNDNISKTVKSAQLEDGRIIMDRRGGKDYYSLKEELVEIDKLFAEIETKYLKGIIETYKIQEKSLQEQLEKLTKAKFHEAYLIAEKVKELETELSKISEDGLKQIETALSLYISKMGSHEKLGKDYKDAVERSKNFSWLQKALSNYKDLTTEIIEKPSNLLLFVGGILAVITVILIFSEQKFASIVSFLGTLAVAVMYIKKLYDASKHTGQNGELNKIKVEFTNRTGKELTDIALIETELEMQRKFYDKAETLDEQLKNLDRELSNDYFSIQQKFINLAGQEIEKSNWNSTLSGIKQKINNLKNEIKERQLKLNKLRVDETDYLHEDVGVKYSQEEIEKVERKLNEIKNKIGIKEKDFEDLKPKVCSKTGDDLSIGWEQLLENLRNKRLEKQNQLNELEAKIIAGIIVHRVISQLRNEEDIKIREGLESDMVLKPLKDLTQRYNKLALDGDNLTVSDDYSNFSLKDLSTGAKEQVMLALRIGFSSKLLKQDSLFLILDDAFQHTDWERRKTVVEQLADITKKGWQIIYLTMDNHIKGLFDEVGKELREDYKSLEL; this is encoded by the coding sequence ATGGGAATCAAAATTGATAAGATAAGTGTTAAAAATCTTGGGCCAATTCAGGAATTTAATAAAGAATTAAGTCTCTTAAATCTCATATACAGTCCGAATGAAAAGGGGAAAACTTTTTTAACTGAATTTATTATCTGTGCTTTGTTTAAAAATAAAGACCGTTGGAAATGCGTTAGAGAAGGCGGTTCAGGAAAGGTTTGGATTAGTGGTTTGGTCAATAGTCCAGTTGAGTTTTCTCCCTCAACCAGAAACAAACTTGAAGATTATTGGGAAAAAGACGGAAGAGGATTACTACCTTCGATGGTTAAACTTATTGTGTCAAAAGGGGCAGAATCTTTGATAGAAGACACCAATGACGGTATTAGTAAAAATTTTATGAAGGAAATTTTATCAGGCATTAGTCTTTTGGATAAAATTGATAATGATAACATTTCAAAAACTGTGAAGTCTGCCCAATTGGAGGATGGCAGAATCATTATGGATAGGCGAGGCGGTAAAGATTATTACTCGTTAAAAGAAGAATTAGTGGAAATTGATAAATTGTTTGCAGAAATCGAAACTAAATATTTAAAGGGAATAATAGAAACCTATAAAATACAAGAAAAATCATTACAGGAGCAGTTAGAAAAACTTACCAAGGCAAAATTCCATGAAGCATATTTAATTGCAGAGAAGGTCAAAGAATTAGAAACAGAATTAAGCAAAATTTCAGAAGATGGATTAAAGCAAATAGAAACTGCCCTTTCTTTGTATATAAGCAAAATGGGGTCTCATGAGAAATTGGGGAAAGATTATAAAGATGCGGTGGAAAGGAGCAAAAACTTCAGTTGGTTGCAGAAGGCATTATCCAACTATAAGGATTTGACTACAGAGATCATTGAAAAACCCAGCAACCTTTTGCTTTTCGTAGGGGGTATCTTAGCTGTAATTACAGTTATTCTAATTTTTTCCGAACAAAAATTTGCCAGCATTGTATCTTTTTTAGGTACGCTTGCGGTTGCTGTAATGTATATCAAGAAATTATATGACGCCTCAAAACACACGGGTCAAAATGGAGAACTAAACAAAATCAAAGTAGAATTTACGAATCGGACTGGGAAAGAATTAACAGATATTGCTTTAATAGAAACTGAACTGGAGATGCAAAGAAAATTTTATGATAAAGCAGAAACTTTAGATGAGCAATTAAAAAATTTAGATAGAGAATTATCTAATGATTATTTTTCTATTCAACAAAAATTTATTAATCTTGCAGGCCAAGAAATTGAAAAATCCAATTGGAATTCAACTTTGAGCGGCATAAAGCAAAAAATTAATAATTTGAAAAATGAGATTAAGGAAAGACAACTAAAATTAAATAAACTGAGAGTGGATGAGACAGATTATTTGCATGAGGATGTTGGAGTTAAATATAGTCAAGAGGAGATTGAGAAGGTTGAACGAAAACTCAACGAAATTAAAAATAAAATTGGAATAAAAGAAAAAGATTTTGAAGACCTGAAACCTAAAGTATGCAGCAAAACAGGAGATGATTTAAGTATTGGCTGGGAGCAGCTTTTAGAGAATCTACGTAACAAGCGACTTGAAAAGCAAAATCAATTAAATGAGTTAGAAGCTAAAATTATAGCAGGAATTATAGTTCATAGAGTAATCTCTCAATTACGGAATGAGGAGGATATAAAAATACGAGAAGGATTAGAATCTGATATGGTATTAAAGCCATTAAAAGACCTGACACAGCGTTATAATAAACTTGCGTTAGATGGAGACAACTTAACAGTCTCTGATGACTATAGCAATTTTTCCCTAAAAGATTTGAGTACAGGGGCAAAAGAACAAGTAATGTTGGCATTGCGGATTGGGTTTAGTTCAAAATTATTAAAACAAGACAGTCTTTTTCTTATCTTAGATGATGCGTTTCAACACACTGATTGGGAAAGACGAAAAACTGTAGTAGAACAACTGGCTGATATTACAAAAAAAGGATGGCAAATAATCTACTTAACTATGGATAATCATATAAAAGGACTGTTTGATGAAGTTGGTAAAGAATTAAGAGAAGACTATAAAAGTTTAGAGTTATGA
- a CDS encoding methyltransferase domain-containing protein produces the protein MSALKEAGELRKLWGGFWASRVLLTANNYRIFDYLIKPQSAKAIAKKLKTNLRATEILLDAITGIRLLKKNRGKYSNAPISAKFLVRGSAYYHGDILRHADSLWQNWSELDKTIKTGKPIRKAHDHEAFIMGMHNIASLKVKSVIKAIGAGGAKTALDLGGGPGTYSIEMAKKGIDVTLFDRPETVKIARRVVKKEGIKNINFIEGDFIHDNIGKGYDLIFASQIMHSLSEKDNLYLLKKCKRALNKLGRIVIQEFRLLKDRAHPPQGALFSVNMLVNTEGGRSYSTDEIKNWLSKTGFRKIEEKLIGEAVIIQAFNL, from the coding sequence ATGTCAGCGCTTAAAGAGGCAGGAGAATTAAGAAAACTCTGGGGAGGGTTCTGGGCTTCGAGGGTGCTGCTGACTGCAAACAACTACAGGATTTTTGATTATCTTATTAAACCTCAATCGGCAAAGGCAATCGCAAAAAAACTAAAGACAAATTTAAGGGCTACAGAGATACTGCTTGATGCCATTACAGGAATAAGGCTTCTGAAAAAGAACAGAGGCAAATATTCAAACGCTCCGATTTCAGCAAAGTTTCTTGTCAGAGGCAGCGCTTATTATCATGGTGATATTCTCAGACATGCTGATTCGCTCTGGCAGAACTGGTCAGAACTGGACAAGACTATAAAGACGGGGAAGCCAATCAGAAAGGCTCACGACCATGAGGCGTTTATTATGGGCATGCATAATATTGCATCATTGAAAGTTAAATCCGTTATTAAAGCAATTGGAGCAGGGGGAGCAAAAACCGCACTTGACCTCGGCGGAGGGCCGGGAACATATTCCATTGAGATGGCTAAAAAAGGAATTGACGTCACGCTCTTTGACAGGCCTGAGACCGTAAAGATCGCAAGGCGTGTCGTGAAAAAAGAGGGAATTAAAAATATAAACTTCATAGAGGGCGACTTTATTCATGACAACATCGGCAAAGGCTACGACCTCATCTTTGCAAGCCAGATAATGCATTCACTTTCAGAAAAAGATAATCTCTATTTGCTTAAGAAATGCAAAAGGGCCTTGAACAAACTCGGGAGGATAGTCATTCAGGAATTCAGGCTCCTGAAAGACAGGGCGCATCCTCCGCAGGGGGCGCTCTTCTCTGTTAACATGCTCGTCAATACAGAAGGCGGAAGAAGCTATTCTACTGACGAGATAAAAAACTGGCTTTCAAAAACAGGGTTCAGAAAAATAGAAGAAAAACTCATTGGTGAGGCGGTTATTATTCAGGCTTTCAATCTGTAA